The region ACATTGACTAACAAGTTTGATAAGATCAGGGCTTTGGATGGTAGCATAACTCAAGTTCAGTGATGTCAGCCCAGAGCAGACAGGATAAACAGCTGGAAGGTAGGATGGGAGCACATCCCAAAAGCCAGACAAGCCCTTCAATTGCTTACATCCAGAAAACGCTTCTGTCAGGTTCGCGAGGACCTCCGGCCGCATCTCAGCTGTGTAAGCTCCAGTCCCCAACTCAACCAGCTGAGGAGCCCCGCGAAGCAGATTGGTAAGCCTATCCAAGGGCACAGCACGATTAAGGCGGAGCGTTTGCAGGTTGGGGCACCTACTAACCAAGCGCTCTAGCGCCGGCAAATTCACCTCATTGCTTAAGCAAGAGATGTTCAGCGATTCCAACGAATTGTAGGAATCTGGAAAATGGCTTAGCCAGTGCCCACAAATGTCCTCCACTTCACTCTCCCGCAAATCCAGCTCCCTCAAATTCCTACAATTCCCACAAACATACAGCAGATTCATTTATCAATAACAAGCTAAAAAGGCACCAAATCCAGTTCAGAACCCATAAAAATCATACAAATTTTCTTCACCATTCCCATTCACAATAACCCATCATGTACATATTAAACATTTTATACACACCCTATAGTACAATAAGATTAACATTCTACAAAAAGGGGAATCAGTAGTTCTATTCTATCAGATTCACCATAACTCCCCACTACAAAAAGCTCGTCAAAAACCCAATTAAATGGTTAAATTACTCAGTTTAGGAATCCATAATTATACGCATTATTCAAGAAAAAAGCAATTTAATCAAATATAATTCGGACTATAATTTGACTAATCTTACTCCCCAATCAGAAGAAAACACCTATAATCTGCATCATGTGTGCGCAATAACATGAAGAAACTGTGGATGCGAAGAGAGGGGAAATGTCAAACCTGCAATTGGCAGCAATGGCAGCGAGTCCATGAGTAGTGAAACCCTCACAAGAGATCAGGACCAACACCCTGAAGTTTTTGAACGACTTGGCAATAAGGTCCAAGCAATCATCGGTAACAACCATCCTCTTGAGCCTGATCTCAAGCAGCGAGGGACAAGCAGCAGCCATGGCCTTGATCCATGGCGAGACGTAACCGCCCCAACCGTCAGGAACCAGATTGAAGTCAGCGAAGTGTGGCTTCCCTTTGAGCGTGACGGATCTCACCCTCGGGAACCGCTTCACCACCATCTCCGGGCTGACGGCGTAGCAGTTTCCGACGAAGACGTTTCTCCGGCAACATCGCTCGATCTCGTACCATGACCTGCACACCAGCGAGATCGAGCTCCTGTCCTTGTCGTTATCGATGAACGAGAACACGTGCTCGAGTACCTCCTCCGGTAAGGAGAACGCTACTCTCTGCATAGCGAACGAAGGGTCACTCGCTGTTAGATCTGAGACGCCATTGTTGTAGcttcaagagagagagagagagagagagagagaggataaggagagagagagagagtttgtGATGTACCTGGTGGTGAGGTTAGAAAGTAACTAGGGTTAAATAGGTGGTGTGGTGATTGAGAAGAGAGTGTGATCGGAGATTGTGGTGGAGACACGTGGAGGGGAGGGAATTGGGGCCGTTGGATGGGCGGTGTGAGATGGTGATCTTATCTTTTGGTGGGGGAGAAATGGACGAGAAAGGAAAGGTGGATTTTCTCACGAGTTATAACTAAAAAAGCGTGGACGGATCATGGATATATGGTGTTTTCATGAGGTGTGATCATGTCTACCATTATGGGTGTGTGGAAGGGAATATCATAATTTTGCTATTCTACTGCTAGATCTCAAGAGACGGATTCTTTCGATGTGTGTCTGATTGTTCTACGGTCGTAGACCTCCTCTGTTACGGTAGTTTTGGCGCAATTCTGATTTATAGTGCAGAGATACTTTCAAtccttcaacttcttcttcacCGGGATCGGGAGGTTTCATTGCTTTGTGCATTTATAAGTTGTAACACAATGGCGGATAAGTTGTATAAGTCGGCTTATAAATAACGTAGGCAGTTTCTGTTCTGGGAGACCGTTCCTCTTGTTGTATTAACTATTCTCGCTTCTGATAGGAGAATTAGTTATGGGCTtgttcttttgttttgtttttgtttttgacttGTATTTATTTCCTTTGCACACACACAACAAAATTTATCTTTATGATCTCTTATAACTCAAACGTAGATTATGTGTCCTCTACCGTACCATCATTGTATATTTTTGCTCTTGAATAATTTGTATTTTCCCTTAAATTAGTGTCGTTGGGACCTTCGTGCCTATGGTTGACTCTACGGCTAGATCTCAAGAGACGAATTCGTTCCACGTGCGTCTGATTGTTCTAGAGTCGTAGGCCTCCTCCTCTGCAACGGTGGTTTTCGGTGTCATTCTGATTTATAATGTTGAGATACTTTTGATCcttcaacttcttgttcacctGGATCGGAGGTTTCATCGTTTTGTGCATCTATAAGTTATAACACAGTGGCAGATAAGTTGTATAAGTCGTCTTATAGATAACGCAGACAGTTTTTGTTATGAGAAGCCATTCTTCTTGTTGTATTAACTATTCTCGCTTCTGATAGGAGAATTAGTTATGGGcttgttcttttatttttgttattgtcttgtatttatttcctttacacacacacaaaaaGTTATCTTATCTCTTATAGCTCGTAGGTAGATTATGTGTCATCTTTGTACCATCATATTAGTTTTGCCCTTATATAATTTGTGTTTTTCCTTAAATTCGTTTGGACTTTCATACTTATGGTTGACTCTAAATTGGAGCTCGAGGTATATTTAGAATATTGAGCTCGACGTCATTAAGACCAATATGTCGATGGTCGATGCCATATTGGAGCTGAGGCATAATGGTTTGTAAAACCATATAATTTATCTAGCTTTTGGGCATTTGAGAAAAGTTTTTAGGACAAACAAAGCAAATAGTAGTTTGGTAATTGGATCATGTGACCTGCTATTTTCTTGCCACGCTCTACACTAGTGACTAAATGACGGAATCAGTGATATTTGTAATCATGGAAGGTTTTATATCAATGAATGATATAATAGTTGCTACGATACCGTATTGCTTGCCTTTTGTTAGACGGAGTACTACTTAGACATTGCAACTAGAATAATGTGATTTATTAAAATGTTGCCACAATTTAAGAAATTAATCATTAACTCGAGAGTCAtttttaaacattttttaaaaattaaagttaTACAATTGATTGTCCCAAGTGGGAAAATGTTGGAATTATCTAATGTTGTTGTGGGTCGCAATCagttgttatttttattttgtaaaaaatatattaattaggATTTCGAAAGGTGAATAAATAGGCTCACTTATTATTTAAGTGAGCCACTTCTATTTGAGCGTGAGTATCTGAAAGTGATTGGTGCGAGAGCATTGACTCTTGGGCTAATGATAAGTAGGGACTAGAGTTATAGTAGGTATGCCTAGGTCCCCTTTCTAGTTACTGAATTCGAAACTCGTGACAACTCCACATCTTGCCCCGTTGAAAGTCGTGGAAAGGAGTGTGAAATATATAGAAAACCTTGATCACTCAACATTGCATAAATTTTGAATCAAGAAGATAAGAATGACAATCCTTATTCCCTAAAATCACATCTTCGCTAAATAAGTGTTTTTATAGTTTCATATAAATATTCAATAAACTTTTTTGCATACATAAATTATGTTggaatttagatttttttatcaatttctCTTCTCTACGTTTGTAGTTCTAAAATGGTGCAATAAAGAAACTTCTTTATATATAATAtctgttattattattttttctaaatcACTACACTAAATAATGATATATGAATCATATTTGTAGGGATGGACATGTCGCATGATTGAACTAAGGGTAGTTATAGGTGTAAAGCCAAAGTTCAAACTCTAccataaaataatataatttatacTGATTTACTAATAaatacctataaaaaaaatcatattcgtatcatattttctgattttattTAAGTTACAGATTTGAGCTATAAAGCTACCATAGTACCATGCCTCAATACATAATTATGTGAATGGATGAATGATGTGACATGGCCGTCGAATCATGGGACTGTTTTCATTCTAATTTCTGACAGAGAGATATCCGTTTTCCACAGTAGTAGTAGTACTTGTAGTATGATGTAGTATGAATCTATATCTCATATTCTCATTTACTACTCACTCACCCaatcaacttaaaaataatgaTGCTACCGCCATCTATTCTACCATAATGATCGATTCCATTCCATTATTTACCTTACGGTACGGGTATGAATGAGCCACCTATCATTCAATGGTTGATcttcaaatctcaaaattaaCCTCTTATTATGTTCGCATAATTATTGGTTTCCTTAACTACCCAAATAAATGCCCAAAAGTCCACCTAATTAGGACAAAAAGGGAATTCAtgtcttttttttattattgaaaACATCAAACAACTATcaattgtcttttttttttttaaataaaaaaactactaGTTCATCTGTACTTAGTTTTCTACCAATAATTTTTACTTAGTTTTTGATCATAAGGTCAATTATTTCAAAGAACTCAAACTCATCAACTCGTTAAGTGAAGTATGACATGTTAAGCGATCTAACTCATCAACTCGCCCTATAAAACCCACCAATCGAGCGAGTTAATAAATTTTGGAAGGCCAACTCGCAGCAACgattattttttacattttttttttagtttttggtGGGCTAGCCCACCCTTAAGCAAGAGTGGGTAGGGTCTCCCAGCCCACTTTTATGTAGAAAGTGTGTTGAGTCGCTCGCTGAGGTTTAGCCTCACATGTTGT is a window of Lotus japonicus ecotype B-129 chromosome 5, LjGifu_v1.2 DNA encoding:
- the LOC130717562 gene encoding protein TRANSPORT INHIBITOR RESPONSE 1-like; this encodes MQRVAFSLPEEVLEHVFSFIDNDKDRSSISLVCRSWYEIERCCRRNVFVGNCYAVSPEMVVKRFPRVRSVTLKGKPHFADFNLVPDGWGGYVSPWIKAMAAACPSLLEIRLKRMVVTDDCLDLIAKSFKNFRVLVLISCEGFTTHGLAAIAANCRNLRELDLRESEVEDICGHWLSHFPDSYNSLESLNISCLSNEVNLPALERLVSRCPNLQTLRLNRAVPLDRLTNLLRGAPQLVELGTGAYTAEMRPEVLANLTEAFSGCKQLKGLSGFWDVLPSYLPAVYPVCSGLTSLNLSYATIQSPDLIKLVSQCGSLQRLWVLDYIEDAGLDVLAASCKDLRELRVFPSDPFGLEPNVALTEEGLISVSEGCPKLQSVLYFCRQMSNAALNTIAQNRPNMTRFRLCIIEPRTPDYLTHQPLDAGFGAIVQHCKNLQRLSLSGLLTDRVFEYIGTYAKKLEMLSVAFAGDSDLGLHHVLSGCDNLRKLEIRDCPFGDKALLANAAKLETMRSLWMSSCLVSYGACKLLGQKMPRLNVEVIDERGPPDTRPESSPVEKLYIYRTISGPRVDMPGYVWTMEDDSAYLK